The Pseudomonas sp. G2-4 genome window below encodes:
- a CDS encoding M20 family metallopeptidase encodes MSATAQQALDWLADQRPAMEALLQRIVDTDSNSYDKAGVDAVGALLAAELEADGILLKRMPVEGFGDVLLAEVPGESAKPVLLLGHRDTVFPKGTTATRGYSCDGNLAFGPGVADMKGGLVLNCFALRALKRAGPLPYPVQVLYTGDEEIGSGSARTHIENAALAARAVLNTEPGRASGNVVSARKGGATLIIEVSGRAAHAGVNHADGASAIEALARKIVKLHALTDYPAGITTNVGLISGGTSSNTVAPSATARLDVRFIELKHWDRIFSAIQAIVAEEELIGTHAILKEATTFLPMEAHHSERLLHIYQQKALALGFSVEGEFTGGCADSGFTASLGIPTLCGLGPVGGKVHTDREYLELDTLVPRAQALVATILAVGESS; translated from the coding sequence ATGAGCGCCACGGCACAACAGGCGCTGGACTGGCTTGCTGACCAGCGCCCAGCCATGGAGGCGCTGCTGCAGCGTATCGTCGACACCGACTCCAACAGCTATGACAAGGCGGGCGTCGACGCGGTGGGCGCGCTGCTCGCGGCGGAACTGGAAGCCGACGGGATCCTGCTCAAGCGCATGCCGGTGGAGGGTTTTGGCGACGTGCTACTGGCCGAAGTGCCAGGCGAATCTGCAAAGCCAGTGTTGCTGCTGGGCCATCGAGACACGGTGTTCCCCAAAGGCACCACCGCGACGCGCGGCTACAGCTGCGATGGCAACCTCGCCTTTGGCCCCGGCGTCGCCGACATGAAAGGCGGCCTGGTGCTCAATTGCTTCGCTCTCAGGGCACTCAAGCGCGCCGGTCCGTTGCCCTATCCGGTGCAGGTCCTGTACACCGGTGACGAAGAGATCGGTTCCGGCAGCGCCAGAACCCATATCGAAAACGCCGCCCTTGCCGCCCGCGCCGTGCTCAATACCGAACCCGGCCGGGCCAGCGGTAACGTGGTCAGCGCACGCAAAGGCGGTGCCACGCTGATCATCGAAGTCAGCGGTCGCGCGGCGCATGCCGGGGTCAACCATGCCGACGGAGCCAGCGCCATCGAGGCCCTGGCACGCAAGATCGTCAAGCTGCATGCCTTGACCGATTACCCGGCAGGCATCACCACTAACGTTGGCCTGATATCCGGGGGCACGTCCAGCAACACGGTCGCGCCGAGCGCCACCGCCCGGCTGGACGTGCGCTTCATCGAACTCAAGCACTGGGACCGGATCTTCAGCGCCATCCAGGCCATCGTCGCCGAAGAAGAACTGATCGGCACCCACGCCATCCTCAAGGAAGCGACGACCTTTCTACCGATGGAGGCCCATCACAGCGAACGGCTGCTGCACATCTACCAACAAAAAGCGCTGGCGCTGGGTTTCAGCGTCGAAGGCGAGTTCACCGGCGGTTGCGCCGACTCCGGATTCACCGCCAGCCTGGGCATTCCAACCCTGTGTGGCCTCGGGCCGGTGGGGGGCAAGGTCCACACCGATCGTGAATACCTGGAACTGGACACGCTGGTGCCTCGCGCCCAGGCCTTGGTGGCAACCATCCTGGCTGTTGGTGAGAGCAGTTGA
- a CDS encoding M20 family metallopeptidase yields the protein MSRSLAISNTTEQFDNGAFFNLLERSVALHTESQATDSRPELYRYLNDFITPHVEAMGFSVKIYDNPVAERGPFMIATRIEDPELPTVLSYGHGDVVRGYEAQWREGLSPWQVIAEGDRWYGRGTADNKGQHLINLTALEQTLKARNGKLGFNVKLLLEMGEEEGSPGLNAFCAAHSKELAADIFIASDGPRLAASRPTIFLGSRGVFNFELVVNLREGAHHSGNWGGLLANPGIILANAIASMVDEHGRVKVAGLMPETLPEPVRQALADIDVGGGPGDPEIDANWGNPELSLSEKVFGWNTLDVIAFKTGNPDAPVHAIPGKANAHCHIRFVVNSDYTTFIPAVRAHLDAHGFSNVEVKQSRIDVMHATRLDPQSPWVNWALSSLAQTTGKKPALLPNLGGSLPNDVFADVLGLPTLWVPHSYPACSQHAPNEHLLAPVVKESLQIMAGLFWDLGNDAARLTQEHQLREQAQ from the coding sequence ATGAGTCGTTCACTGGCCATCAGCAACACCACCGAGCAATTTGATAACGGCGCTTTTTTCAATCTGCTCGAACGTAGCGTCGCCTTGCACACCGAAAGCCAGGCAACGGACAGCCGGCCCGAGTTGTATCGCTACCTCAATGACTTCATCACCCCCCATGTCGAGGCGATGGGTTTCAGCGTCAAGATCTATGACAACCCGGTGGCAGAGCGCGGCCCTTTCATGATCGCCACGCGCATTGAGGATCCGGAACTGCCGACCGTGCTCAGCTACGGCCACGGTGATGTGGTGCGCGGCTATGAAGCGCAATGGCGTGAAGGCCTGTCGCCGTGGCAAGTCATTGCTGAAGGCGATCGCTGGTACGGCCGCGGCACGGCGGATAACAAAGGCCAGCACCTGATCAACCTGACCGCGCTGGAGCAAACGCTCAAGGCGCGCAACGGCAAGCTGGGGTTCAACGTCAAATTGCTGCTGGAAATGGGTGAAGAAGAAGGCTCGCCGGGCTTGAATGCATTCTGTGCCGCGCACAGTAAAGAGCTCGCCGCGGATATTTTCATCGCCTCGGATGGCCCGCGCCTGGCGGCCTCACGACCGACGATTTTTCTCGGCTCACGCGGGGTGTTCAACTTCGAGCTGGTGGTCAATTTGCGCGAAGGCGCTCATCACTCTGGCAATTGGGGCGGGTTGCTGGCCAACCCTGGCATCATTCTGGCCAATGCCATCGCGAGCATGGTCGATGAACACGGTCGGGTAAAAGTGGCGGGGCTGATGCCCGAGACACTGCCTGAGCCGGTTCGCCAGGCACTGGCCGACATTGACGTCGGTGGCGGACCGGGCGATCCGGAAATCGACGCCAACTGGGGTAACCCCGAGCTCTCGCTGAGCGAAAAAGTGTTCGGCTGGAACACCCTCGACGTCATCGCCTTCAAGACCGGCAACCCGGACGCCCCCGTGCATGCAATCCCCGGCAAGGCCAACGCCCACTGCCATATCCGTTTCGTAGTGAACAGCGACTACACGACCTTTATCCCGGCGGTGCGCGCCCACCTGGATGCCCATGGTTTCAGCAATGTCGAGGTCAAGCAAAGCCGCATCGATGTGATGCATGCCACGCGGCTGGACCCGCAAAGCCCATGGGTCAATTGGGCGCTCAGCTCCTTGGCACAGACCACCGGCAAAAAACCTGCGCTGCTGCCAAACCTCGGTGGCTCGCTGCCCAACGATGTGTTCGCGGACGTGCTCGGCCTGCCAACATTATGGGTGCCGCATTCGTACCCGGCCTGCTCGCAACATGCACCGAACGAGCACTTGCTGGCACCGGTGGTCAAGGAAAGCCTGCAAATCATGGCCGGGCTGTTCTGGGACCTGGGCAACGACGCGGCACGCCTGACCCAGGAACATCAGTTGCGGGAGCAGGCGCAATGA
- a CDS encoding oligopeptide/dipeptide ABC transporter ATP-binding protein: MKKDIALELCDIRREFRINKGFFKPAATLKAVDGVSLRLMRGETLGLVGESGCGKSTLAKMLLGLLPPTSGDVLVNGKHLAATDRKEMSRHIQPIFQDPYSSLNPRKTLREIVTLPLIVHDIGSTAERRKKTEEMLDVVGLPKRVIDSYPSQLSGGQRQRVAIARALIMRPDVLICDEPTSALDVSVQAQILNLLQDLKREFGLTYLLISHNLAVIEHLADRVAVMYLGRIVEERTRESLFAKPGHPYTRALLDSVLTPDPRLGIPEIGLHGSFPNPMSPPSGCAFHPRCPSCFAPCKTAYPANDPIIGGNVRCHLHDIPAQTLELVHS; the protein is encoded by the coding sequence ATGAAAAAAGACATCGCGTTGGAGCTGTGCGACATCCGTCGCGAGTTTCGGATCAACAAGGGCTTTTTCAAACCCGCCGCCACCCTGAAGGCCGTCGATGGTGTTTCCCTGCGCCTGATGCGTGGCGAGACCCTTGGCCTGGTAGGCGAGTCCGGTTGCGGAAAAAGTACCCTGGCAAAGATGCTGCTCGGTCTGTTGCCGCCAACCAGCGGCGATGTGCTGGTCAATGGCAAACATCTGGCGGCGACTGATCGCAAGGAAATGTCCCGGCACATCCAGCCAATATTCCAGGACCCGTATTCCTCGCTGAACCCACGCAAAACGCTGCGCGAAATCGTGACCCTGCCGCTGATCGTGCATGACATTGGCAGCACCGCCGAGCGGCGCAAGAAGACCGAGGAGATGCTCGATGTGGTCGGCCTGCCCAAACGGGTCATCGACAGCTATCCGAGCCAACTGTCCGGCGGCCAGCGGCAACGGGTGGCCATTGCCCGGGCGTTGATCATGCGCCCTGATGTGTTGATCTGCGACGAACCCACCTCGGCGCTGGACGTTTCAGTGCAGGCGCAGATTCTCAACCTGCTGCAAGACCTCAAGCGCGAATTCGGCCTGACCTATCTACTGATCAGCCATAACCTGGCGGTCATCGAACACCTCGCCGATCGGGTCGCGGTGATGTACCTGGGGCGCATCGTCGAAGAACGCACCCGCGAATCGTTATTCGCTAAACCCGGCCACCCTTATACCCGCGCCTTGTTGGATTCGGTGCTCACGCCCGATCCGCGCCTGGGCATTCCCGAAATCGGCCTGCACGGGTCCTTCCCCAATCCGATGTCACCGCCGTCCGGTTGCGCCTTTCATCCGCGCTGCCCGAGCTGCTTCGCCCCCTGCAAAACGGCCTACCCGGCCAATGATCCGATTATCGGCGGCAATGTGCGCTGCCACCTTCACGACATTCCTGCCCAAACACTGGAGCTTGTCCACTCATGA
- a CDS encoding ABC transporter ATP-binding protein, whose product MALLHVENLRVDIPMGNSPTPDDMLHAVRGLDFEVERGEMLCIVGESGCGKSLTSLALMDLLPRKAKRTASRLTLDGIDMLGQSERRMCDLRGNRLAMIFQEPMTSLNPAYSIGDQLSEVLTQHRKVSRKDALARAAQMLEKVGISNATERLRQYPHQLSGGLRQRVIIAMALMCEPDLIIADEPTTALDVTIQAQILRLIRDIQKEFGLAVIFITHDLGLVARIADRVAVMYAGEIVETAPALQLFENPQHPYTRGLLASIPIPGRTQPGEALGSIPGLVPSLVGEQQGCAFRNRCAQAIAACAQNIPEIEQDGHMARCLFAAPAPAPIRLQERARS is encoded by the coding sequence ATGGCACTACTCCATGTTGAAAACCTGCGCGTGGACATCCCCATGGGCAACAGCCCGACGCCAGATGACATGCTGCATGCCGTGCGCGGTCTGGATTTTGAAGTCGAGCGCGGTGAAATGCTGTGTATCGTCGGCGAGTCCGGCTGCGGTAAATCCCTGACCTCGCTGGCGCTCATGGACCTGTTGCCACGCAAGGCCAAACGCACCGCGTCCCGGCTGACACTGGACGGCATCGACATGCTCGGCCAGAGCGAACGGCGCATGTGCGACCTGCGCGGTAACCGTCTGGCGATGATCTTCCAGGAACCGATGACCTCGCTGAACCCGGCCTACAGCATTGGCGATCAGCTCAGCGAAGTGTTGACTCAGCATCGCAAGGTGTCACGCAAGGATGCCCTGGCACGCGCCGCGCAGATGCTGGAGAAAGTCGGAATCAGCAATGCCACCGAGCGCTTGCGCCAGTATCCGCATCAACTGTCTGGAGGTCTGCGCCAGCGGGTGATCATCGCCATGGCGTTGATGTGCGAGCCGGACCTGATCATCGCTGATGAACCCACCACGGCCCTGGACGTGACCATCCAAGCGCAGATCCTGCGCTTGATCCGCGACATCCAGAAAGAATTCGGCCTGGCGGTGATTTTCATCACCCACGACCTTGGGCTGGTGGCTCGGATCGCCGATCGGGTCGCGGTGATGTATGCCGGGGAAATCGTCGAAACCGCCCCTGCCCTGCAACTGTTCGAGAACCCGCAGCATCCGTACACCCGTGGTCTGCTGGCGAGTATTCCAATCCCTGGCCGGACCCAACCGGGTGAGGCACTGGGTTCGATTCCAGGGCTGGTGCCGAGCCTGGTGGGCGAACAGCAAGGTTGTGCATTCCGCAATCGTTGCGCTCAGGCGATAGCGGCCTGCGCGCAAAACATCCCCGAAATCGAACAGGACGGCCACATGGCGCGCTGCCTGTTCGCCGCTCCGGCCCCGGCACCGATTCGCCTTCAAGAGAGGGCACGGTCATGA
- a CDS encoding ABC transporter permease, with the protein MSTPTTLAINDYLPPPSSLGRVLGKSFRHRGFAIGAALLLIIFAGALFAPWLAPYDPYAQDVMLRMKPPVWMANGTWEYVLGTDKLGRDYLSRLLYGARISLFIGIAAALISGFIGTVMGLLAGYYGGKVDAFISYLITTRLAMPVVMVALASASLMGGSLKVVIVLLGCLLWDRFAVVVRASVQQIRDAEYVASAQALGCSTLRILVSEILPNLVGALIVVATLEMAHAILLESALSFLGVGVQPPTPSWGLMIAEGKPYMFFSPWVIAIPGVALMILVLGINLVGDGLRDLILPDGRN; encoded by the coding sequence ATGAGCACCCCCACGACCCTCGCGATCAATGACTACCTGCCACCCCCGAGCAGCCTGGGCCGAGTCCTTGGCAAGAGCTTTCGTCACCGTGGTTTCGCCATCGGCGCGGCGTTGTTGCTGATCATCTTCGCCGGTGCACTGTTCGCGCCGTGGCTGGCACCTTACGACCCTTATGCGCAGGACGTGATGCTGCGCATGAAACCGCCGGTATGGATGGCCAACGGCACCTGGGAATACGTCCTCGGCACCGACAAACTGGGCCGGGATTACCTGTCGCGATTGCTCTACGGCGCCCGTATTTCACTGTTCATCGGCATTGCGGCGGCGCTGATTTCCGGCTTTATCGGCACCGTCATGGGGCTGTTGGCCGGTTACTACGGCGGCAAGGTCGATGCGTTTATCAGCTACCTGATCACCACCCGGCTGGCGATGCCGGTCGTAATGGTCGCGCTGGCCTCGGCCTCGCTGATGGGCGGTTCACTGAAAGTGGTCATCGTGCTGCTCGGCTGCCTGTTATGGGATCGCTTCGCGGTGGTGGTCAGGGCTTCGGTGCAACAGATTCGCGACGCTGAATATGTGGCATCGGCCCAGGCACTTGGCTGCTCGACCCTGCGCATTCTGGTCAGTGAAATCCTGCCCAACCTGGTCGGCGCGCTGATCGTCGTCGCGACGCTGGAAATGGCCCACGCGATCCTGCTGGAGTCGGCCCTGTCATTCCTCGGCGTTGGCGTGCAGCCGCCGACGCCGTCCTGGGGTTTGATGATCGCTGAAGGCAAACCCTACATGTTCTTTTCCCCGTGGGTCATCGCCATTCCCGGCGTCGCCCTGATGATTCTGGTGCTGGGCATCAACCTGGTCGGCGATGGCCTGCGCGATCTGATCCTGCCCGACGGCCGTAACTGA